In Hyalangium gracile, the genomic window AAGCTGAAGGTCCAGGTCGAGAAGATGGCGAAGTCGAAGCACAACGGCGTCAACCCCGACGACGTCGTCGCCGAGTACGGCGCGGACGTGCTTCGCCTCTACGAGATGTTCATGGGCGAGTTCGAGATGTCCAAGCCCTGGGACCCGCGCGCCATCGAGGGCTGCGGCCGGTTCCTGCGGCGGCTCTGGCGTCTGGTCGAGGAGCATGACCCGGCCAAGGCCCCCGCGGGAGACCCGCACCAGCGCCTGCGCCACAAGACGACGAAGCGCGTGACGAACGACCTGGAGCGCATGCAGTTCAACACGGCGCTCGCCGCGATGATGGAGTACGTGAACGAGCTGACCGGCCAGGGCGCGACGCGCGAGGACCTGGTCACCCTGGTCAAGCTCGTGGGGCCGTTCGCGCCGCACCTCGGGGACGAGGCGTGGGAGAAGCTCGGCGGCAGCGGCTTCCTGGTGCAGCAGGCCTGGCCGGCCTACGACGAGGCCCTCACGATCGACGCGGTCATCACCTACGCGGTGCAGGTCAACGGCAAGCTGCGCGGCAGCCTCGAGATCGACCGGCAGGCACCGGAGGCCACCGTGCGAGAGCAGGCGCTGGCGCTCTCGAACGTCGCCCGCCACATCGACGGCAAGGCCGTGAAGAAGGTGATCGTGGTCCCCGGAAAGATCGTCAACATCGTGGTTGCCTGAGAGAGGCCGTCCTTATGACCGACGCCAACGACCGACCCATTCGAGTCCGAATCGCGCCCTCGCCCACGGGAGATCCGCACGTGGGCACCGCCTACATCTCCCTCTTCAACTACGCCTTCGCCAAGCAGCGGGGCGGCAAGTTCCTGCTGCGCATCGAGGACACGGACCAGACGCGCTCCACCCGGCAGAGCGAGGAGGCCATCCTCCAGTCCCTGCGCTGGCTGGGCTTCAAGTGGGACGAGGGCCCGGACATCGGCGGTCCCCACGCGCCCTACCGTCAGAGCGAGCGCCTGCACATCTACCGCGAGCAGGTCGAGACGCTGGTGGCCTCGCGCAAGGCCTACTGGTGCTCGTGCACCGAGGAGCGGCTGAGCCAGCTGCGCAAGGAGCAGATGGCGCGCAAGCAGAACCCAGGCTACGACCGCCGCTGCCGGGATCGAGACCCCGCAGAGGTGCAGGCGGAGATCAAGGCGGGAGCCCCCGGCGTGGTGCGGCTGGCCGTGCCGCGCGAGGGCACCACGGTGTTCAACGATCTGCTCCGAGGGGAGATCAAGATCGAGAACAGCGAGATCGACGACCAGGTGCTGCTCAAGAGCGACGGCTTCCCGACGTACCACCTGGCCAACATCGTGGACGACCACCTGATGGGCATCACCCACGTGATGCGCGGCGAGGAGTGGATCACCTCGACGCCCAAGCACGTCCTGCTCTACCAGGCGTTCGGCTGGGAGGCGCCTCGGTTCGCGCACCTGCCGCTGCTGCGCAACGCGGACAAGTCCAAGGTGTCCAAGCGGAAGAACCCCGTCTCGCTGAGCTACTTCCGCGAGGCCGGCTACCTGCCCCATGCGCTGATCAACTTCCTGGGGATGATGGCCTTCACCTTCGAGGACGGGCGGGAGATCTTCTCCCTCGAGGACTTCGTCCAGCACTTCAAGCTGGAGCGCATCTCGCTGGGCGGTCCGGTGTTCGACCTGGCCAAGCTGCAGTGGCTCAACGGCCGCTACCTGCGCGAGAAGACCTCGGACACCGAGTGGGTCAGCTACCTCAAGGAGCAGCTCTTCAGCGACTCGTACCTCACCCGCATCGTGCAGCTGGTGCGCGAGCGCGTGGAGAAGAGCGAGGACTTCATCGGCTACGCCGACTTCTTCTTCAAGGGCAGCGTCGGCGCGCCCGTGGCGGAGCTGCTGCTCAAGGGCAAGACGAAGAAGGAGGCGGTGGAGCTCTACGAGGAGTTCGTGGAGAAGGTGGACACCTGCTTCGACTTCTCGCCCCCGAAGATCGAGGCGCTGATGCGCGCCTTCTGCGAGGAGAAGGGCGTGAGCGCCAAGGAGTTCTTCGCGCCGGTGCGCCTGATGGTCACCGGCAAGAAGGCCACTCCGCCGCTCTTCGAGACCATGGCCGTGCTCGGGCGCGAGCGGGTGCGCACCCGCATCCGCGCCGCCATCTCGGAGCTCAAGGCCGCCAAGCTGCCGGATCCGCAGCCGGCGGCGGCGCCGAAGCCCGGCACCTGAGCTCCTTCGGCCTCGCCTACAGGAGCTTCTGGCGCT contains:
- the gltX gene encoding glutamate--tRNA ligase encodes the protein MTDANDRPIRVRIAPSPTGDPHVGTAYISLFNYAFAKQRGGKFLLRIEDTDQTRSTRQSEEAILQSLRWLGFKWDEGPDIGGPHAPYRQSERLHIYREQVETLVASRKAYWCSCTEERLSQLRKEQMARKQNPGYDRRCRDRDPAEVQAEIKAGAPGVVRLAVPREGTTVFNDLLRGEIKIENSEIDDQVLLKSDGFPTYHLANIVDDHLMGITHVMRGEEWITSTPKHVLLYQAFGWEAPRFAHLPLLRNADKSKVSKRKNPVSLSYFREAGYLPHALINFLGMMAFTFEDGREIFSLEDFVQHFKLERISLGGPVFDLAKLQWLNGRYLREKTSDTEWVSYLKEQLFSDSYLTRIVQLVRERVEKSEDFIGYADFFFKGSVGAPVAELLLKGKTKKEAVELYEEFVEKVDTCFDFSPPKIEALMRAFCEEKGVSAKEFFAPVRLMVTGKKATPPLFETMAVLGRERVRTRIRAAISELKAAKLPDPQPAAAPKPGT